Below is a genomic region from Brassica napus cultivar Da-Ae unplaced genomic scaffold, Da-Ae ScsIHWf_840;HRSCAF=1196, whole genome shotgun sequence.
TCCTAAATATAAATTCGGAGTGGTATATGTACACTGTACAATACGGATTTGTTTGAGGAATCCCAAATGTtctagaaaaataataattgtgaCTAGTTGATGATTATGTGAGACTATCCATGGTAAACCAATATGAAACtgaaacataaatttaataACTCTACTCATTTGTACCTTGTGAACCGCCTAGCATTTGAAGAGCTTGGACAAATCGCCGGTGCAAATCAGGCGACCAGCAACGCCGTGCCTTTCTATTACTTTGACTTGTTGTCGAAgaattattattgttgttgttattaCTACCGTTGATTATGCTCTCACCATTACAGTCGTGGTCATTAGTATGTTCATTGGCTGGGGAGACTCTTTTGACCTCCGTAGATAAAGCTAATTCAGGCAAAGTTTTTTCCTTCGAGAATGGTAGAAAAGCCCCACCACCATTTCTTTGTTTCACATCAAAATGTCCGAGTTTTGGACTACTAGCAAGCTCGTCTTTGGGAGACTGATCTGTAGTTAGATCAAtgttttttggtttagtttcaGGTTGGCTCCAAAGCTGAGCAGTCGTCATCCAATTATTCCCTTTGTTGTTCTCCTTTTCGGGTTGGTTTCTTAAGGGTATGAACTCTTCAAGAACCGGTCTTGCGACGACACTTTGGTTGCTGTTATTACCATTTTCCCTATATGCTTCTAGCTGTTGTCTATAAACTTCCACAGCTGAAAAATGATATGAAAGTAATTTGAAACATTAGAGTTAAAGATGTAAACCTTATAACCTTTAAAATTACTTTAGTTAAATTTGTTGATTTCAGTGATGGGAGGggttaacaaattttgtaattcAAAGAATTCAAAAGCAAGCTCTGATTTTTATGAGTTAAATTCCTAAATTAATGAATAAAGATCTTttgaaaaggtaaaaagaaattcaaaaactCTTCTcgttatataacaaaataatgattttattcgTTAGGTTTCTGTTCTtgttttaagtaattttttattttgtggcaaatgaaatattttttattcatattacAAAACTATATATGTGTACATGCTATATGTGAATATATGTACCATTGCTAAGGAGCTGCATGCAAAGGGGAAGCTCGCGTTTGAAAGCATCGATCTTGAGGCGTTCCTGTTCGAGCCGAGAAAGAAGATCTTCAAGCTTTGTGTGGTTTGATCACTCTGAAAATTATCTCCAAATGATTTCAAAAGCATAGAGTAGCTTTGTGGCTTGCAATCCAAGCTTAGTTCTGATGAGGAAGCCATATATCGTCAATAAGCTCTCtatatgtgtgtgtatgtaaggaaaatatataataatgttttttggCTATAAATagatgatcaaggaatcaaGAAGAATTTGTGGTCGCTTCAAGTTTCAGATGATGTGTATATTGctgaatatttcttaaaaatatattcaatgaTTTTGAGGGTTTGTGAAAATTAGGGtttggagagaaagagagaatgaagaagaTAGATGAAAAGGGGAATAAAATGTTAGGTTGTGGACACAAGAAGGATCACGAGGAGGTTCCTGTCCTTTTTAGAGGGCTCAATTCAAAGGAGGGTGGGGGTAGGGAATAAAGTGATCTGTCATCATACACAAACAACTATATATGTATCTGTATATAGTGAGAGAGACGAgtgttctagagagagagagaagatacTCGCTGTTAGAAATCGTTTCGCTCATTCAATGAGTCAATGACTACGAATGCAGCTCTCAAAAAGCCTAACTAAGACTTTTGATCTACCATGCACAGATTGTTTCTTACATGGTTTATTTGGAATATTTACTagctttttttttactaaaatactttggATATAAATTGAAGATTTGATTGATGAACAAATTTCATAGCCGCGCAGTAAGAATTGTCGTAGCGGTTACAAAACGATGcagttagatatatatatatatatagtctagGACCTTGTGGTCGAGTGATAAGAAGACGGAATTGGGATGTcaacatgttttagattttatgtACTTGTTCCGCAAAATTAAGTCGCAATGTTCCTAGACACCTACACGGATATAAACCTCTGTTTATTGTCCATTTATATAttcagaaaaagatttatttgtggattatattttattttgaggaTTAGTCTAGGTTTCTCCATACCTtcagattaataaaaaaaagatatagtatttttaataaaaatatgatcaaaagaaattgaaaaatgaaaactttgtGAACTTAGCCACAACA
It encodes:
- the LOC106391028 gene encoding LOW QUALITY PROTEIN: myb family transcription factor EFM (The sequence of the model RefSeq protein was modified relative to this genomic sequence to represent the inferred CDS: inserted 1 base in 1 codon) — its product is MASSSELSLDCKPQSYSMLLKSFGDNFQSDQTTXKLEDLLSRLEQERLKIDAFKRELPLCMQLLSNAVEVYRQQLEAYRENGNNSNQSVVARPVLEEFIPLRNQPEKENNKGNNWMTTAQLWSQPETKPKNIDLTTDQSPKDELASSPKLGHFDVKQRNGGGAFLPFSKEKTLPELALSTEVKRVSPANEHTNDHDCNGESIINGSNNNNNNNSSTTSQSNRKARRCWSPDLHRRFVQALQMLGGSQVATPKQIRELMKVDGLTNDEVKSHLQKYRLHTRRPSPSPQTSGGQGPHLVVLGGIWVPPEYTTAHGGTPTLYHHQVQNHQGNAAAQPPPHFCSSQEFYTARPPPQQLHHHHFQTCNGSSADGSASTDSAHQLTDSAADDGKSPESGGGERKGLAALREESGNQSNINGSEITLKF